The proteins below come from a single Asanoa ferruginea genomic window:
- a CDS encoding IclR family transcriptional regulator — protein sequence MTIATSVEPSTDPRTVNGIERALDVLLLFSRSHEPSLGVTEIGRRLGLSKAVVHRILTTLCSRQLIVADETSRRYVLGPASLALGRAFLDRVDVRDLAREPMRRLSEATSETSTLSIRLRHSRVYLDQVTPHRDVKMEVQVGAAFPLHAGSSSKAFLAFLTEAEREAYFASGPLTALTDHTVVDPHFLRDELRVIRERGYAASFGERQAGAASVAAPVFDHEGRPVVVISVCGPVERVRTRVGEIAQTLLAETRDLSARLGHNNS from the coding sequence GTGACCATCGCGACGAGCGTCGAACCGTCGACCGACCCGCGCACCGTCAACGGGATCGAGCGTGCCCTCGACGTGCTGCTGCTCTTCTCCCGGTCGCACGAGCCCAGCCTCGGTGTCACCGAGATCGGCCGGCGACTCGGCCTTTCCAAGGCGGTCGTGCACCGCATCCTGACCACGCTGTGCAGCCGCCAGCTCATCGTCGCCGACGAGACCAGCCGCCGCTACGTGTTGGGCCCGGCCTCGCTCGCGCTCGGGCGGGCGTTCCTCGACCGGGTCGACGTGCGCGACCTGGCCCGCGAGCCGATGCGCCGGCTGAGCGAGGCGACCAGCGAGACCTCGACGTTGTCGATCCGGCTCCGGCACAGCCGGGTCTACCTCGATCAGGTGACACCCCATCGCGACGTGAAGATGGAGGTGCAGGTCGGTGCCGCGTTCCCGCTGCACGCCGGCAGTTCCTCCAAGGCGTTCCTGGCGTTCCTCACCGAGGCCGAACGGGAGGCCTACTTCGCGTCCGGGCCGTTGACCGCGCTGACCGACCACACGGTCGTCGACCCCCACTTCCTGCGCGACGAGTTGCGGGTCATCCGGGAGCGCGGCTACGCCGCCTCGTTCGGGGAACGCCAGGCCGGCGCCGCGTCGGTGGCGGCGCCGGTGTTCGACCACGAGGGCCGGCCGGTCGTGGTGATCAGCGTGTGCGGCCCGGTCGAGCGGGTCCGCACCCGGGTCGGCGAGATCGCCCAGACCCTGCTGGCCGAGACCCGCGACCTGTCCGCCCGGCTCGGGCACAACAACAGCTAG
- a CDS encoding MBL fold metallo-hydrolase — translation MATLAYETFVAPEKPVVSADLPAGEKREMWSPTAATLIHGDRDAVLVDALMTDREGQALADWVESSGKNLTTIYITHGHGDHFFGAAPVLERFPDARLVAVPEVVDVMKQQVGPNWLDAFWRQAFPDQIGDPVVADRLDGDILQLEGEELVVVPLGHSDTDHTTALHAPSIGLVAAGDSVYNDVHLYLSEASADGLAEWFDALDTIADLNPDTVVAGHKRDGAADDPNNIEATRQYLRDWEAADRGSDDARELYNIMIDRYPNRINRAVLWHSAEAAKRSASSGPVDRH, via the coding sequence ATGGCAACACTTGCGTACGAGACGTTCGTCGCGCCCGAGAAGCCGGTGGTGTCCGCGGACCTGCCCGCCGGCGAGAAGCGCGAGATGTGGTCGCCGACCGCCGCGACGCTGATCCACGGCGACCGCGACGCGGTGCTGGTCGACGCGCTGATGACCGACCGCGAAGGGCAGGCCCTGGCCGACTGGGTCGAGTCGTCGGGCAAGAACCTGACCACGATCTACATCACCCACGGGCACGGCGACCACTTCTTCGGCGCCGCGCCGGTGCTGGAACGCTTCCCGGACGCGCGGCTGGTGGCCGTGCCCGAGGTGGTCGACGTGATGAAGCAACAGGTCGGCCCGAACTGGCTGGACGCGTTCTGGCGGCAGGCGTTTCCCGACCAGATCGGTGACCCGGTCGTGGCCGACCGCCTCGACGGTGACATTCTCCAGCTGGAGGGCGAGGAACTCGTCGTGGTGCCGCTCGGGCACAGCGACACCGACCACACGACCGCGCTGCACGCGCCGTCGATCGGGCTGGTCGCGGCGGGCGACAGCGTCTACAACGACGTGCACCTCTACCTCTCCGAGGCCAGCGCCGACGGGCTCGCGGAGTGGTTCGACGCGCTGGACACGATCGCCGACCTCAACCCCGACACGGTGGTCGCCGGCCACAAGCGCGACGGCGCGGCCGACGACCCGAACAACATCGAGGCGACCCGGCAGTATCTGCGCGACTGGGAAGCCGCCGACCGGGGCAGCGACGACGCCCGCGAGCTTTACAACATCATGATCGACCGCTATCCGAACCGGATCAACCGCGCCGTCCTCTGGCACTCCGCCGAGGCAGCCAAGCGGTCCGCTTCCTCCGGCCCGGTCGACCGGCACTAA
- a CDS encoding ABC transporter ATP-binding protein, with product MIVKALRKSFGDTVVLAGVDLDLPSGELTALLGRSGSGKTTLLRIVAGFDRPDAGTVVIGGRPVTALAPEKRRLGYVTQDGNLFPHLTVAGNITFGLPWRQRRARHRVGELLELVGLDARYAGRRPHSLSGGEQQRVALARALAPGPDLLLLDEPFSALDAELRGSTRRAVAATLRATGTTALLVTHDQAEAMSLAARVAVLRDGVIRQEGTPRDLYLRPVDRDIAGFVGDLATVPATFDGGTAQTPIGPVELRTAAEHGAGEVLLRPEQIELTDDGATALVTAVEFHGSSGIAHVISGDCAVTVRCPAHLLPAPGAEVKLRVRGTALLVAS from the coding sequence AGCTGACCGCGCTGCTCGGCAGGTCCGGGTCGGGAAAGACGACGCTGCTGCGGATCGTCGCCGGGTTCGACCGCCCGGACGCCGGAACCGTGGTGATCGGCGGCCGCCCGGTCACCGCCCTGGCTCCGGAGAAGCGCCGGCTCGGGTACGTCACCCAGGACGGCAACCTGTTCCCGCACCTGACCGTCGCCGGCAACATCACCTTCGGGCTGCCGTGGCGGCAGCGGCGGGCCCGGCACCGGGTGGGGGAGTTGCTCGAGTTGGTCGGGCTCGACGCCCGGTATGCCGGCCGGCGGCCGCACTCGCTCTCCGGCGGCGAGCAGCAGCGGGTCGCGCTCGCCCGGGCGCTCGCACCCGGGCCCGACCTCCTGCTGCTCGACGAGCCGTTCTCGGCGCTGGACGCCGAACTGCGGGGGAGCACCCGGCGCGCGGTCGCCGCCACCCTGCGGGCGACCGGCACGACGGCGCTGCTGGTCACCCACGACCAGGCAGAGGCGATGTCGCTCGCGGCCCGGGTCGCGGTGCTGCGCGACGGTGTCATCCGCCAGGAGGGCACGCCGCGCGACCTCTACCTGCGCCCGGTCGACCGGGACATCGCGGGGTTCGTCGGCGACCTGGCGACGGTGCCGGCGACGTTCGACGGCGGCACCGCGCAGACGCCGATCGGGCCGGTCGAGCTGCGCACCGCCGCCGAGCACGGCGCCGGTGAGGTGCTGCTGCGGCCCGAGCAGATCGAGCTCACCGACGACGGCGCGACCGCGCTGGTCACCGCCGTCGAGTTTCACGGCAGCAGCGGCATCGCGCACGTCATCAGCGGCGATTGTGCGGTGACCGTGCGCTGCCCCGCGCACCTGCTGCCGGCACCCGGTGCCGAGGTCAAACTGAGGGTTCGCGGAACCGCGCTGCTCGTGGCATCGTGA
- a CDS encoding spermidine synthase — MSLRFEELAWRQTPMGEISLRRRRDPTVDEDVYEVKLGDEFLMSSLFTVAEIELARLGLAELTGDDLDVVVGGLGLGYTARTVLEDPRVRSLVVVDALDEVIAWHRDGLLPFASAVVDDPRSRLQHDDFFALTALRGKRFHAVLVDIDHSPSHLLHPDHAAFYTPDGLRRLTDHLHPGGVFGLWSNDPPDEAFTARLADVFGTARAHVVEFDNPLQRRISTNTVYVATQGIPES, encoded by the coding sequence ATGAGTCTGCGATTCGAAGAGTTGGCCTGGCGGCAGACGCCGATGGGTGAGATCAGCCTGCGCCGCCGGCGGGACCCGACCGTCGACGAAGACGTCTACGAGGTCAAGCTCGGCGACGAGTTCCTCATGTCGAGCCTCTTCACCGTCGCGGAGATCGAACTCGCGCGTCTGGGCCTGGCCGAACTGACCGGCGACGACCTCGACGTGGTCGTCGGCGGCCTCGGTCTCGGTTACACCGCGCGCACGGTCCTGGAAGACCCGCGGGTCCGCTCCCTGGTCGTCGTGGATGCCCTCGACGAGGTGATCGCCTGGCACCGCGACGGCCTGCTGCCGTTCGCGTCAGCCGTCGTTGACGACCCGCGCAGCCGGCTCCAGCACGACGACTTCTTCGCCCTCACGGCGCTGCGCGGAAAGCGGTTCCACGCCGTGCTCGTCGACATCGACCACAGCCCGAGCCACCTGCTGCACCCCGACCACGCCGCGTTCTACACGCCCGACGGGCTGCGCCGGCTGACCGACCACCTGCACCCGGGCGGCGTGTTCGGCCTGTGGTCCAACGACCCGCCCGACGAAGCCTTCACCGCACGGCTGGCCGACGTCTTCGGCACCGCTCGCGCGCACGTCGTCGAGTTCGACAACCCACTGCAAAGGCGAATTTCCACCAACACGGTGTACGTCGCGACTCAGGGCATCCCGGAGTCGTGA
- a CDS encoding MBL fold metallo-hydrolase, which yields MTEVKLTHVGGPTTLVEVAGWRLLTDPTFDPPGRRYGFGLGTSSRKLTGPALALADLGPIDAVLLTHDHHADNLDDAGRELLSTVDDIVTTESGATRLGGRARGLRAWQSLTLTRPGQPAIEITATPCRHGPPLSGPLVGDVVGFALRWPGQQHGALWFTGDTVLYRGVREVAGRIPVGTAVLHLGGVRFPITGPLRYSMTARQAVRLCELVRPHTTIPVHYEGWSHFQEPRAAIERAFAAAPDPVRDSVHWLTIGAATEIIV from the coding sequence GTGACCGAGGTCAAACTGACGCACGTCGGCGGCCCGACCACCCTGGTCGAGGTCGCCGGCTGGCGGCTGCTCACCGACCCGACCTTCGACCCGCCCGGCCGGCGCTACGGGTTCGGCCTGGGCACCTCCTCGCGCAAGCTGACCGGCCCGGCGCTGGCCCTGGCCGACCTCGGCCCGATCGACGCGGTGCTGCTGACCCACGACCACCACGCCGACAACCTCGACGACGCCGGCCGTGAGCTGCTGTCCACGGTGGACGACATCGTCACCACGGAGTCCGGTGCCACCCGGCTCGGCGGCCGCGCCCGCGGGTTGCGCGCCTGGCAGAGCCTCACCCTGACCCGGCCCGGCCAGCCCGCCATCGAGATCACCGCGACGCCCTGCCGGCACGGCCCGCCGCTGAGCGGCCCGCTCGTCGGCGACGTCGTCGGCTTCGCCCTGCGCTGGCCCGGGCAACAGCACGGCGCCCTCTGGTTCACCGGAGACACCGTCCTCTACCGCGGCGTCCGCGAGGTGGCCGGCCGGATCCCGGTGGGCACCGCCGTCCTCCACCTCGGTGGAGTCCGCTTCCCGATCACCGGCCCGCTGCGTTACTCGATGACCGCTCGCCAGGCGGTCCGGCTCTGCGAGTTGGTCCGCCCGCACACCACGATCCCGGTGCACTACGAGGGCTGGAGCCATTTCCAGGAGCCGCGGGCGGCGATCGAACGCGCGTTCGCCGCGGCACCCGACCCGGTCCGCGACAGCGTCCACTGGCTCACCATAGGGGCCGCCACGGAGATCATCGTCTGA
- a CDS encoding alpha/beta hydrolase: MSEKPDTIVLIHGFWVTPRSWEHWKTHYEAKGFTVLTPGYPGFEVEVEALNADPSPIEALTAPKVIEHLSSVVGALPKPPILMGHSAGGAFTQVLLDRGYGTSAVVLNSAPTEGVKVIPFSQLRSTFPVLKNPANRHRAVPFDYEQFHYAFTNNFPEDESRALYERYAIPASGGILWDSVLANLLPGPQDIAVNYHNDKRAPLLFISGSEDHIMPPSVQRSNAAHYKGDTVTEVKLYDGYAHLLPAQEGWQDIADYALDWALEHAR, translated from the coding sequence ATGAGCGAAAAGCCAGACACGATCGTCCTGATCCACGGTTTCTGGGTCACCCCACGAAGCTGGGAACACTGGAAGACGCACTACGAGGCGAAAGGCTTCACCGTCCTCACCCCGGGCTATCCCGGCTTCGAGGTCGAGGTCGAAGCGCTCAACGCCGACCCGTCCCCGATCGAGGCGCTGACCGCCCCGAAGGTCATCGAGCACCTGTCCTCGGTGGTCGGTGCGCTGCCCAAGCCGCCGATCCTGATGGGACACTCCGCCGGCGGCGCCTTCACCCAGGTGCTGCTCGACCGCGGCTACGGCACGTCTGCCGTCGTCCTCAACTCGGCACCGACCGAGGGCGTCAAGGTCATCCCGTTCTCACAGCTTCGCTCGACGTTCCCGGTGCTGAAGAACCCGGCCAACCGGCACCGCGCGGTCCCGTTCGACTACGAGCAGTTCCACTACGCCTTCACCAACAACTTCCCCGAAGACGAGTCGCGGGCGCTCTACGAGCGCTATGCGATCCCCGCCTCCGGCGGCATCCTCTGGGACAGCGTGTTGGCCAACCTGCTGCCCGGGCCGCAGGACATCGCCGTCAACTACCACAACGACAAGCGGGCGCCGCTGCTGTTCATCTCCGGCTCCGAAGACCACATCATGCCGCCGAGCGTGCAGCGCTCCAACGCCGCGCACTACAAGGGCGACACGGTGACCGAGGTCAAGCTCTACGACGGCTACGCGCACCTGCTGCCGGCCCAGGAGGGCTGGCAGGACATCGCCGACTACGCCCTCGACTGGGCGCTCGAGCACGCCCGGTGA